In the Sarcophilus harrisii chromosome 3, mSarHar1.11, whole genome shotgun sequence genome, one interval contains:
- the LOC100915848 gene encoding olfactory receptor 51G2-like, whose protein sequence is MSVFNNSALYPQFLLTGFQGLEAKYSLISLPICLIYIISIAGNITILFIIRTEPSLHQPMYYFLSMLALTDLGLSTVTLPTMFSVFWFHAREISFIACAVQMYFIHVFSIIESAVLLAMAFDRVVAIREPLRYSAILTNSVIFRIGLASAGRALILVFPVPFLLKRLQFRSINTLSYPFCLHQDLIKLTISSRRISSIYGLMVVISSMGLDSVLLLLSYMLILVTVLSVASKAERVKALNTCISHICAVLTFYTPMIGLSMIRRFGQNASPMVHVLMADVYLLVPPLMNPIVYSVKTKQIRLRILKKFKKQKG, encoded by the coding sequence ATGTCTGTCTTCAATAACTCAGCCCtttatcctcagtttcttttaacaGGCTTCCAAGGATTGGAGGCCAAATATAGTTTGATCTCTCTCCCCATCTGCCTGATCTACATCATTTCCATTGCAGGAAACATCACCATCCTTTTCATCATTCGGACAGAGCCCTCCCTCCACCAGCCCATGTACTACTTTCTGTCCATGTTGGCCTTGACAGACCTGGGTCTGTCTACTGTGACCCTGCCCACTATGTTCAGTGTCTTTTGGTTCCATGCCCGGGAGATCTCCTTCATTGCTTGTGCAGTCCAAATGTACTTCATCCATGTTTTTTCCATCATTGAGTCAGCTGTGTTGCTGGCTATGGCATTTGATCGTGTTGTGGCAATTCGGGAACCTCTCCGCTATTCAGCCATCCTCACTAATAGTGTAATTTTTAGGATTGGGCTAGCCAGTGCTGGAAGAGCCCTTATCCTGGTTTTCCCAGTCCCTTTCCTCTTGAAAAGGTTGCAATTTCGTAGCATCAATACTCTCTCCTACCCCTTCTGTCTGCATCAGGATCTCATCAAGCTGACAATATCTAGCCGGAGAATCAGCAGCATCTATGGCCTTATGGTAGTCATCTCTTCCATGGGATTGGACTCAGTATTGCTTCTGCTATCCTATATGCTCATACTAGTCACAGTGCTGAGTGTTGCCTCCAAGGCAGAGCGTGTTAAAGCTCTAAACACTTGCATCTCCCATATTTGTGCTGTGCTTACCTTCTACACACCCATGATTGGGTTGTCCATGATCCGCCGCTTTGGGCAGAATGCTTCCCCAATGGTCCATGTCTTGATGGCTGATGTTTACCTGCTTGTCCCACCACTCATGAACCCTATTGTGTACAGTGTCAAGACCAAGCAGATTCGCCTGCGCATCCTCAAGAAGTTTAAGAAGCAGAAGGGCTAG